In the Theobroma cacao cultivar B97-61/B2 chromosome 1, Criollo_cocoa_genome_V2, whole genome shotgun sequence genome, one interval contains:
- the LOC18612151 gene encoding LOW QUALITY PROTEIN: taxadiene 5-alpha hydroxylase (The sequence of the model RefSeq protein was modified relative to this genomic sequence to represent the inferred CDS: inserted 3 bases in 3 codons; substituted 3 bases at 3 genomic stop codons) codes for MAFEISNPCSWIVFCLAAMFSTIFLKRKKSCYXNKRKLPPRXMRLPLIGETIEFYKTQSNNRFFEEFVEPRIAKYGKIFKTSLMGSPIVVVNRVEANRFILSNEFKLVISSWPSSSVQLTGXSIMEKQGDXHRCLCRLVASCLNYAGLEALVPKICNTVQLHLDKNWHDKDNVSLYCSTKLLTFTIVFECLLVINVXPQMLDTFERVLEGGFAPRNIHFPGSKFSTAKRARLEIAKMLVEVVAEKRKEMESSLQEGERGVLLSLLVAAMIRGDITXQEVIDNVVLLVFAANDTTSFGIAVAFKMLAQHPECYSLLLQEHANIINNKRPGENLVLEDVKKMKYTWQAARESMRLFPPIFGSFRKAVAGIEYQGFTTPKGWKVLWTAYGTHYCGVYFQDPQRVDPSRFEEFVPPYVFLPFGGGPSVCAGYQLAKLNILIFVHYVVTRYNWSLIYPDESITMAPLPFPSQGMPVKISPKLFVKPHGDFFFYLIIFFVKIICFGFLLFS; via the exons atggCTTTCGAGATCAGCAAT CCTTGCTCATGGATTGTATTTTGCCTAGCTGCAATGTTCTCCACCATTTTCTTGAAACGCAAGAAAAGTTGTt aaaataagagaaaaCTCCCTCCAAGGTAGATGAGACTTCCTTTGATAGGTGAAACAATAGAGTTCTACAAAACTCAAAGTAACAATCGATTTTTTGAGGAGTTTGTTGAACCCCGGATTGCAAAGTATggaaaaatcttcaaaacaaGCCTCATGGGATCACCTATTGTCGTTGTAAATAGAGTTGAAGCCAATCGGTTCATCCTGTCAAATGAATTCAAGTTGGTGATAAGCTCATGGCCTTCATCCTCAGTTCAACTCACTG ATTCTATCATGGAAAAACAAGGGGATTAGCACCGTTGCCTTTGCAGACTGGTAGCCTCTTGTCTCAACTATGCAGGGCTAGAGGCTTTAGTGCCAAAAATATGCAACACAGTTCAACTGCACCTTGACAAAAATTGGCACGATAAAGATAATGTCAGCCTTTATTGTTCAACAAAACTTTTGACCTTTACCATAGTCTTTGAGTGCTTGTTAGTGATCAACGTTTAGCCACAAATGTTAGATACTTTTGAGAGAGTTTTAGAAGGTGGTTTTGCTCCACGA AACATTCACTTCCCTGGCtctaaattttcaacagcGAAGAGAGCAAGGCTAGAGATAGCAAAGATGTTGGTGGAAGTAGTGGccgaaaagagaaaagaaatggaaagcAGCTTGCAAGAAGGGGAAAGAGGAGTGCTACTATCGCTATTGGTGGCTGCAATGATTCGAGGGGATATTA GGCAAGAGGTCATCGATAATGTAGTTTTGCTCGTCTTTGCAGCAAATGATACAACTTCGTTCGGCATTGCCGTGGCATTTAAAATGTTGGCTCAACATCCAGAGTGCTATTCTCTCCTCCTCCAAG AACATGCTAATATAATAAACAATAAAAGGCCAGGTGAGAATCTGGTGTTAGAAGACGTGAAGAAAATGAAGTATACCTGGCAAGCTGCTCGAGAAAGCATGCGGCTATTCCCTCCCATCTTTGGCTCTTTCAGGAAAGCAGTTGCTGGCATTGAATATCAAGGATTCACCACTCCCAAAGGATGGAAG GTGCTATGGACAGCGTATGGAACACATTACTGTGGAGTGTATTTCCAAGATCCTCAACGTGTTGATCCGAGCAGATTTGAGGAATTTGTTCCACCCTAcgtttttcttccttttggaGGAGGACCAAGTGTCTGTGCAGGCTATCAGCTTGCCAAGTTGAATATCCTCATCTTCGTGCATTATGTTGTTACTCGTTACAACTGGTCATTGATCTATCCCGATGAGTCAATCACCATGGCTCCCCTCCCGTTTCCTTCTCAGGGAATGCCTGTCAAGATTTCTCCTAAGTTATTTGTAAAGCCACATGgggatttctttttttatttgattatattctTTGTAAAGATTATTTGTTTTGGGTTTCTCCTCTTCTCATAG
- the LOC18612152 gene encoding uncharacterized protein LOC18612152 isoform X1, with protein sequence MQPVAVAAFPNCCYPVPNRFLHFHFKENPSNLSFPRNQSHIRNLCSLTLPTTTSNFSKPQQENQNRTNSHTYPDQKSTFLDQFYSSFSKINVNNQDPDPQNEDKEENKHPRKTKFWHFLGVIFTNMWWTDLKAAVGQRINVEGIVSSVGVFVRDRHLALPHVAVRDIRCIDWNELHRRGFKGVVFDKDNTITAPYSLTLWPPLEPSIEQCKDVFGPDIAVFSNSAGLLEYDHDGSKAKKLEGTIGIKVIRHRVKKPAGTAEEIEKHFGCQSSQLIMVGDRPFTDVVYGNRNGFLTILTEPLSLVEEPFIVRQVRRLELTLINRWFRRGLKPISHNLLPDTMHCVKDPSPLHSLRRKREGSHGD encoded by the exons ATGCAGCCGGTTGCAGTTGCTGCATTCCCCAACTGCTGTTATCCCGTCCCCAACCGCTTCCTTCATTTCCatttcaaagaaaatcccTCCAATCTTTCTTTTCCCAGGAACCAATCCCACATCAGAAACCTCTGTTCTTTAACTCTCCCCACGACAACTAGCAATTTCAGCAAACCCCAACAAGAGAACCAGAACAGGACAAACAGCCACACATACCCAGATCAGAAATCCACATTCCTTGACCAGTTTTACTCTTCCTTTAGCAAAATCAACGTAAATAACCAAGACCCAGATCCCCAAAACGAAGATAAAGAAGAGAACAAACACCCCAGAAAGACCAAATTTTGGCATTTCCTCGGAGTTATTTTCACAAACATGTGGTGGACAGATTTGAAAGCTGCGGTGGGACAAAGAATCAATGTTGAAGGCATTGTTTCGTCGGTTGGAGTGTTCGTTAGAGACCGTCACTTGGCGTTGCCCCATGTTGCAGTGCGTGATATAAGGTGCATTGATTGGAATGAGCTGCACAGAAGAGGGTTCAAAGGTGTTGTTTTCGATAAGGATAATACGATTACTGCTCCTTATTCTTTGACGCTTTGGCCTCCTCTTGAGCCTTCTATTGAGCAGTGCAAAGATGTGTTTGGTCCTGATATCGCCGTGTTTAGTAACTCTGCTG gtctTTTAGAGTATGATCATGATGGTTCGAAGGCCAAAAAACTAGAGGGGACTATTGGTATTAAAGTCATAAGGCATA GGGTGAAGAAACCAGCTGGAACAGCTGAAGAAATCGAGAAACACTTTGGATGTCAATCATCGCAACTTATCATG GTGGGTGATCGGCCCTTCACTGATGTAGTTTATGGAAATCGAAATGGGTTTTTGACTATATTAACTGAGCCACTGAGTCTTGTTGAGGAGCCATTCATTGTTAGGCAG GTTCGGAGACTAGAGCTGACCCTCATAAATCGGTGGTTTAGAAGAGGTTTGAAGCCAATTAGTCATAATTTACTGCCAGATACCATGCACTGTGTGAAAGATCCATCTCCTCT GCATTCCCTGAGAAGGAAACGGGAGGGGAGCCATGGTGATTGA
- the LOC18612152 gene encoding uncharacterized protein LOC18612152 isoform X2, with the protein MQPVAVAAFPNCCYPVPNRFLHFHFKENPSNLSFPRNQSHIRNLCSLTLPTTTSNFSKPQQENQNRTNSHTYPDQKSTFLDQFYSSFSKINVNNQDPDPQNEDKEENKHPRKTKFWHFLGVIFTNMWWTDLKAAVGQRINVEGIVSSVGVFVRDRHLALPHVAVRDIRCIDWNELHRRGFKGVVFDKDNTITAPYSLTLWPPLEPSIEQCKDVFGPDIAVFSNSAGLLEYDHDGSKAKKLEGTIGIKVIRHRVKKPAGTAEEIEKHFGCQSSQLIMVGDRPFTDVVYGNRNGFLTILTEPLSLVEEPFIVRQVRRLELTLINRWFRRGLKPISHNLLPDTMHCVKDPSPLCCANSCMLET; encoded by the exons ATGCAGCCGGTTGCAGTTGCTGCATTCCCCAACTGCTGTTATCCCGTCCCCAACCGCTTCCTTCATTTCCatttcaaagaaaatcccTCCAATCTTTCTTTTCCCAGGAACCAATCCCACATCAGAAACCTCTGTTCTTTAACTCTCCCCACGACAACTAGCAATTTCAGCAAACCCCAACAAGAGAACCAGAACAGGACAAACAGCCACACATACCCAGATCAGAAATCCACATTCCTTGACCAGTTTTACTCTTCCTTTAGCAAAATCAACGTAAATAACCAAGACCCAGATCCCCAAAACGAAGATAAAGAAGAGAACAAACACCCCAGAAAGACCAAATTTTGGCATTTCCTCGGAGTTATTTTCACAAACATGTGGTGGACAGATTTGAAAGCTGCGGTGGGACAAAGAATCAATGTTGAAGGCATTGTTTCGTCGGTTGGAGTGTTCGTTAGAGACCGTCACTTGGCGTTGCCCCATGTTGCAGTGCGTGATATAAGGTGCATTGATTGGAATGAGCTGCACAGAAGAGGGTTCAAAGGTGTTGTTTTCGATAAGGATAATACGATTACTGCTCCTTATTCTTTGACGCTTTGGCCTCCTCTTGAGCCTTCTATTGAGCAGTGCAAAGATGTGTTTGGTCCTGATATCGCCGTGTTTAGTAACTCTGCTG gtctTTTAGAGTATGATCATGATGGTTCGAAGGCCAAAAAACTAGAGGGGACTATTGGTATTAAAGTCATAAGGCATA GGGTGAAGAAACCAGCTGGAACAGCTGAAGAAATCGAGAAACACTTTGGATGTCAATCATCGCAACTTATCATG GTGGGTGATCGGCCCTTCACTGATGTAGTTTATGGAAATCGAAATGGGTTTTTGACTATATTAACTGAGCCACTGAGTCTTGTTGAGGAGCCATTCATTGTTAGGCAG GTTCGGAGACTAGAGCTGACCCTCATAAATCGGTGGTTTAGAAGAGGTTTGAAGCCAATTAGTCATAATTTACTGCCAGATACCATGCACTGTGTGAAAGATCCATCTCCTCT GTGCTGTGCAAACAGTTGCATGCTGGAAACGTGA
- the LOC18612153 gene encoding xyloglucan endotransglucosylase/hydrolase 2, whose protein sequence is MSFSCSTLPSILLLSLFVFTLTTCSKGNFYENFDVTWGGDQRAKILHGGQLLTLSLDKDSGSGFRSKHTYLFGRIDMQIKLVPGNSAGTVTTYYLTSEGPNHDEIDFEFLGNLSGDPYTLHTNVYSQGKGNREQQFYLWFDPTKAFHTYSIVWNRQRIIFMVDNIPIRVFNNMESIGVPFPSNQPMRIYSSLWNADDWATRGGLVKTDWTHAPFTASYRNFNANACIWSSSQSSCASQSTDSLQANAWEDQTLGAADRNRIRWVQNKFMVYNYCTDLKRFPQGLPPECKRSRFL, encoded by the exons ATGTCATTCTCTTGTTCTACACTTCCATCAATACTTTTGCTTTCTCTCTTTGTATTCACTCTTACAACTTGCTCAAAGGGGAACTTTTATGAGAACTTTGACGTTACATGGGGTGGCGATCAGCGTGCTAAGATACTTCATGGAGGCCAACTTCTGACACTTTCCCTGGACAAGGATTCCGGCTCTGGCTTCCGGTCCAAGCATACATACCTCTTTGGAAGAATTGACATGCAAATCAAGTTAGTACCGGGCAATTCAGCTGGTACTGTCACTACATATTAC TTAACTTCTGAAGGGCCAAACCATGATGAGATTGACTTTGAATTCTTAGGCAACTTGTCTGGAGATCCTTACACCCTCCATACCAATGTGTATAGCCAGGGAAAGGGTAACAGAGAACAACAGTTTTATCTCTGGTTTGATCCCACAAAGGCCTTTCACACCTACTCCATTGTCTGGAATCGTCAACGTATAAT ATTCATGGTTGACAACATTCCTATCAGAGTTTTCAACAACATGGAATCAATCGGTGTTCCTTTCCCCAGCAACCAACCCATGAGGATTTACTCAAGTCTCTGGAATGCAGATGACTGGGCAACAAGAGGTGGCCTTGTGAAAACTGACTGGACACACGCTCCTTTCACTGCCTCTTATAGAAACTTCAACGCCAATGCCTGTATTTGGTCATCATCTCAGTCTTCCTGTGCCTCCCAGTCCACCGATTCCCTGCAGGCAAATGCTTGGGAGGACCAAACTCTCGGTGCAGCTGACCGCAACAGAATCAGATGGGTGCAAAACAAGTTCATGGTGTACAATTACTGCACTGACTTGAAACGGTTCCCTCAGGGTCTCCCGCCAGAATGCAAGCGGTCAAGGTTCCTCTAG